The following proteins are encoded in a genomic region of Populus nigra chromosome 16, ddPopNigr1.1, whole genome shotgun sequence:
- the LOC133676072 gene encoding agamous-like MADS-box protein AGL103 encodes MATKSQKTATRREKFMKKINEGNKETQAVSFSKRKPTLKKKVEELKTLCAVTICMVCFGPDGTVETYPENAAEVKREIGFYRGLHAMQKREFNLLGYLENVKGKLGLKRQKVKRKKLEALAESFSNQIEGLSGDAFLHFVETLEKKLVGLRGQIGDLLGIRGEKGQANAHGNDNTDHALVPCDRAVPEPIDANNCIFMVENMCANPIVDEDLAEYFWDSELLKLAGFECQPITPEQ; translated from the coding sequence ATGGCTACAAAATCACAGAAAACGGCTACAAGAAGAGAGAAGTTCATGAAAAAGATTAATGAGGGTAACAAAGAAACCCAAGCAGTGAGCTTCTCAAAGCGAAAGCCAACCTTGAAGAAGAAAGTAGAGGAGCTTAAGACCTTGTGTGCTGTCACGATTTGCATGGTCTGTTTCGGTCCTGATGGCACCGTCGAAACATACCCAGAGAATGCAGCAGAGGTTAAGAGAGAAATCGGGTTCTACAGAGGACTTCATGCCATGCAGAAACGTGAGTTCAACCTCCTGGGTTATTTAGAGAATGTCAAGGGAAAGCTTGGATTGAAGAGACAGAAGGTGAAAAGGAAGAAGCTCGAAGCATTGGCCGAgagtttttcaaatcaaatcgaGGGGTTAAGTGGGGATGCTTTCTTGCACTTCGTTGAAACTCTAGAGAAAAAGTTGGTGGGTTTGAGGGGGCAAATCGGAGATCTGTTAGGCATCCGCGGTGAGAAAGGACAAGCAAATGCTCATGGCAATGATAATACTGATCATGCTTTGGTCCCTTGTGATCGTGCTGTTCCGGAGCCAATAGATGCAAATAACTGTATCTTCATGGTTGAAAACATGTGTGCAAACCCCATAGTTGATGAAGATTTAGCAGAGTACTTCTGGGATTCAGAGCTATTGAAGTTAGCAGGATTC